The region CGCGCAGACGGGCGCTGGCCGATGCCAGGGCCAGATGGGCGCGCCCGGCGCCCGCGGTGATGCTGCCCGCGTCGACGGTATGCAGAAACAGGCGCAGGTCGGTCAGGTCGAAATGCATGGAGGCAGGCGCGAACAAGGAAGCGGGCGAAGAAGGCTCGACGGCGAATCCGGAAAAGGAAGTCCGGAAAGGCGCCCGCCCTCCGATATGGCACCAGCCTTCGTCTTTGCCGAAGGCTGGCTCAGTGTAATCCGCATTTCCAGCGCGCGGCGCGCAGGGCATCATGGCAACCCATGATGAATACGATCCTTGATTTCTACCGCGATGGCGGCCCCACGCTGATCCTGCTGGTCGTGGCCAGTTTCCTGGTGGCCGGGACGGTCAAGGGCGTGATCGGCCTCGGTCTGCCCACGGTGTCCATCGGTCTGCTAAGCATCGCCATGGCGCCGGCGCAGGCGGCGGCGCTGTTGATCATTCCGTCCATGGTCACGAATGTCTGGCAGCTGGCCATCGGCGGGCGCTTTCTCTACCTGCTGCGCCGGCTGTGGCCCATGCTGGCGGGGGTTTGCATCGGCACCTGGGCCGCCGCCGCGTGGCTGGCGGGCCGGTCCACTGGCTGGGCCGGTCATGCGCTGGGCGCGGCTCTGGTGATCTATGCGGCGGTCGGCCTGTCGGCAGTGCGCCTGTCCGTCCCGCTGCGCATGCAGGGCTGGCTGGGGCCGGTGGTGGGCGCGACGACGGGCGTGGTGACGTCGGCGACGGGCGTCTTCGTGATTCCCGCCGTGCCCTATCTGCAGGCGCTGGGGCTGGAGAAGAACGAGCTGGTGCAGGCCATGGGCCTGGCGTTCACGGCGTCGACGATCGCCCTGGCGGGCGACCTGGTGCACAGCGGTGACTTAGGCGGCCGCGAAGCCTGGGCGTCGCTGCTGGCACTGGTGCCGGCGCTGCTGGGGATGTGGTTCGGGCAATGGCTGCGCCAGCGGGTCAGCGCGTCCACCTTCCGCCGGGTATTCTTCGTCGGACTGGGCGCGCTGGGCGTGCATCTGCTGCTGGCAGGTTGAGGGCGGCCTCAAGACCCGCGGCGCGGTGTCAGGCCGCCCACTGCGTGGCTTTCAGATGCCGCCGCATCACGGCAACGGCCCACTCGCGATCGCCGGCTTCCATCGCTTCCAGGATGTCCAGGTGTTCGCGTACATAGCGTTCCATCGCCGCCACCGGATAGCTGGCCGGATGGGCGTCCAGTTGGCGTAGCTGGTTCTGCTGCTGCACCGCCTGCAGGATGAAACGGTTGCCCGAGCAGCGCGCCAGCATTTCGTGGAAGGTGGCGTTCAGGGCAAAGAATTCATCCGTGTCGATGGGTCGCAGCATATCGGCCAGCAAGGCTGCGTGCCGTTCGCGCATGTCCTGGAAGGCGCGCGGATCCACGGTGAAGTCTGGCTCCTGCAGGCCGGCGCACTCGATGGTGATGCGAAAGCGGTAGCTTTCCCGGCGCACATCGTCGTCGGCCAGCGACGCCGGAAAGCGCCACCCGTGGCCCTGGCGTTTCTCCAGCACGCCTTCGG is a window of Bordetella sp. N DNA encoding:
- a CDS encoding sulfite exporter TauE/SafE family protein; this encodes MMNTILDFYRDGGPTLILLVVASFLVAGTVKGVIGLGLPTVSIGLLSIAMAPAQAAALLIIPSMVTNVWQLAIGGRFLYLLRRLWPMLAGVCIGTWAAAAWLAGRSTGWAGHALGAALVIYAAVGLSAVRLSVPLRMQGWLGPVVGATTGVVTSATGVFVIPAVPYLQALGLEKNELVQAMGLAFTASTIALAGDLVHSGDLGGREAWASLLALVPALLGMWFGQWLRQRVSASTFRRVFFVGLGALGVHLLLAG